Proteins encoded in a region of the Ranitomeya imitator isolate aRanImi1 chromosome 9, aRanImi1.pri, whole genome shotgun sequence genome:
- the LOC138648991 gene encoding dispanin subfamily A member 2b-like has product MENRKFERELDNPPRYDAQTYQPLKDEVELGSYTPQTVQSTVVTMMPESPPVQDHIIWSLFNTIYLNFCCLGLLAFVFSIKSRDRKLHGDRNGATSYGSTARSLNIAATVLSILFTIVVIIIFVIQVQYAVQAFQQVMEREREKNEFDLGK; this is encoded by the exons ATGGAAAATCGTAAGTTTGAGCGGGAACTTGATAATCCCCCTCGTTATGATGCCCAAACCTATCAACCCCTAAAGGATGAAGTTGAGCTTGGGAGTTATACTCCTCAGACTGTACAGTCCACAGTGGTAACAATGATGCCTGAGAGCCCTCCTGTTCAGGATCACATCATCTGGTCGCTTTTCAACACCATCTACTTGAATTTCTGCTGCCTGGGACTTCTTGCCTTTGTATTCTCCATCAAG tCAAGAGACCGAAAGTTGCATGGGGATAGGAACGGAGCCACCAGCTATGGTTCCACCGCCCGGTCTCTGAACATTGCCGCCACTGTCCTGTCCATCCTGTTTACTATTGTTGTAATCATCATCTTCGTCATACAAGTACAATACGCTGTTCAAGCTTTTCAACAAGTGATggaaagggaaagggaaaaaaatgaatttgaTTTGGGAAAGTGA